A stretch of the Capsicum annuum cultivar UCD-10X-F1 chromosome 8, UCD10Xv1.1, whole genome shotgun sequence genome encodes the following:
- the LOC107839243 gene encoding eukaryotic translation initiation factor 1A: MPKNKGKGGKNRKRGKNEADDEKRELVFKEDGQEYAQVLRMLGNGRCEAMCIDGTKRLCHIRGKMHKKVWIAAGDIILVGLRDYQDDKADVILKYMPDEARLLKAYGELPENTRLNEGIANMDEEDDNPADDYIEFEDDIDKI, from the exons ATGCCGAAGAATAAGGGCAAGGGAGGAAAGAACAGGAAGAGAGGAAAGAACGAAGCAGATGATGAGAAGAGAGAGCTAGTATTCAAGGAAGATGGACAGGAATATGCACAAGTACTACGTATGTTAGGTAATGGAAGATGTGAAGCTATGTGTATTGATGGTACTAAACGTCTTTGTCATATACGTGGTAAGATGCATAAGAAGGTTTGGATCGCTGCTGGTGATATCATCCTTGTTGGTCTCCGTGATTATCAG GATGATAAGGCTGATGTAATTCTGAAGTATATGCCAGATGAGGCAAGGTTGTTGAAGGCTTATGGAGAGTTGCCAGAGAACACTAGGCTCAATGAGGGTATTGCTAATatggatgaagaagatgataatcCTGCTGATGATTACATTGAGTTTGAAGACGACATCGACAAGATCTAA